In the genome of Octopus sinensis linkage group LG12, ASM634580v1, whole genome shotgun sequence, one region contains:
- the LOC115218105 gene encoding uncharacterized protein LOC115218105 isoform X2: protein MLLNSCWCIFVFICLHFANIQATSWDVEVCYAGAYHSSVHIRLNNDYKDLLYNRKLRCFYGNFGLKSGEKPSFIKVDQGYGYKAYVENPDLPAKYVGNCSSNCRFKKVDLEKWVHWNIAVLFSEMNYFYRKSFQIKPDVTRYIKFRTNSRTSNTSFFLPKEMNTNSTIELSSFDYGNFWLDTIVSNLFYLFFFFSFKGV from the exons ATATCCAGGCCACAAGTTGGGATGTAGAAGTTTGTTATGCTGGGGCTTACCATTCTTCAGTTCACATTAGATTGAACAATGACTATAAAGACTTATTATATAACCGCAAACTAAGATGCTTCTACGGCAATTTTGGATTAAAAAGTGGAGAAAAGCCAAGTTTTATTAAAGTTGATCAGGGATATGGCTATAAG GCATATGTTGAAAATCCAGATCTTCCAGCAAAGTATGTCGGCAACTGCTCATCAAATTGTAGATTTAAGAAGGTGGATTTAGAAAAAT GGGTACATTGGAACATTGCAGTTTTATTCAGTGAGATGAATTACTTTTATCGTAAGTCTTTCCAAATAAAACCTGATGTGACACGCTATATAAAATTTAGAACAAATTCTAGAACATCAAATACATCATTCTTCCTTCCAAAGGAAATGAATACAAATTCAACAATAGAGTTATCGAGTTTTGACTATGGAAATTTTTGGTTAGACACAATTgtgagtaatttattttatttattttttttttttagtttcaaagGAGTATAA